From the Rissa tridactyla isolate bRisTri1 chromosome 20, bRisTri1.patW.cur.20221130, whole genome shotgun sequence genome, one window contains:
- the PCNA gene encoding proliferating cell nuclear antigen: MFEARLVQGSVLKRVLEALKDLITEACWDLGSGGISLQSMDSSHVSLVQLTLRSEGFDTYRCDRNIAMGVNLSSMSKILKCAGNEDIITLRAEDNADTLALVFEAPNQEKVSDYEMKLMDLDVEQLGIPEQEYSCVVKMPSAEFARICRDLSHIGDAVVISCAKDGVKFSANGELGNGNIKLSQTSNVDKEEEAVTIEMNEPVQLTFALRYLNFFTKATPLSPTVTLSMSADVPLVVEYKIADMGHLKYYLAPKIEDQQDGS; encoded by the exons ATGTTCGAGGCGCGGCTAGTGCAGGGCTCCGTCCTGAAGCGGGTGCTGGAGGCCCTCAAGGATCTCATCACCGAGGCCTGCTGGGACCTGGGCTCGGGCGGTATCAGCCTGCAGAGCATGGACTCCTCGCACGTCTCCCTGGTGCAGCTCACGCTGCGCTCCGAGGGCTTCGACACCTACCGCTGCGACCGCAACATCGCCATGGGCGTCAACCTCTCCAG CATGtccaaaatactgaaatgtgCTGGAAATGAAGATATCATAACCCTCCGAGCAGAGGACAATGCGGATACGCTGGCTCTAGTGTTTGAAGCACCAA ATCAGGAAAAGGTTTCTGATTACGAGATGAAGCTGATGGATCTCGATGTGGAGCAGCTTGGAATTCCA GAACAAGAATATAGTTGTGTAGTGAAAATGCCTTCTGCTGAGTTCGCCCGCATCTGCAGAGATCTCAGCCACATCGGCGATGCCGTTGTCATCTCCTGCGCGAAAGACGGTGTGAAGTTTTCGGCTAACGGGGAGCTGGGAAATGGAAACATCAAACTGTCGCAGACCAGTAACGTGGATAAAGAGGAGGAAGCT GTTACAATCGAGATGAATGAGCCAGTCCAACTGACCTTTGCCCTGAGGTACCTCAACTTTTTTACCAAAGCCACTCCTCTGTCACCCACAGTAACCCTCAGCATGTCTGCGGATGTCCCGCTTG ttgtGGAGTACAAGATTGCTGATATGGGACACTTAAAATACTACCTGGCCCCAAAGATTGAAGACCAACAAGATGGCTCTTAA
- the TMEM230 gene encoding transmembrane protein 230 codes for MMPSRTNLTAGIPSSKVKYSKLSSTDDGYIDLQFKKSPPKIPYKAIALAIVLFMIGTFLIIIGALLLAGYISKGGTDRAIPVLIIGILVFLPGFYHLRIAYYASKGYRGYSYDDIPDFDD; via the exons ATGATGCCGTCACGTACAAATCTGACCGCTGGGATTCCCAGTAGCAAAGTCAAATATTCCAAGCTCTCCAGCACCGATGATGGATATATCGACCTGCAG TTCAAGAAGAGCCCACCGAAAATCCCCTACAAGGCAATTGCGCTGGCTATTGTGCTCTTCATGATCGGGACCTTCCTCATTATCATAGGAGCCCTCCTCTTGGCAGGATACATTAGCAAAGGC GGGACGGACCGCGCTATCCCCGTGCTCATCATCGGGATCCTCGTGTTTCTCCCAGGCTTCTACCACCTGCGCATTGCGTACTACGCTTCCAAAGGCTACCGCGGCTATTCCTACGACGACATCCCGGATTTCGATGACTGA